ATCGGGTTCGCGGTCGCCGCAGTCCCGGAAGGCCTGCCGGCCCTGGTGACGGTGACACTCGCCCTCGGCGTTCAGCAGATGGCCAAGCGCAATGCCATCACCCGCAAGATGGCCTCGGTCGAGACCCTGGGCTCGGTCACCACCATCTGCTCGGACAAGACCGGAACCCTCACCCAGAACGAGATGACCGCACGCAGCGTCGTCACCGCCGACGGCATCTACCAGGTCGAGGGCACCGGATATCAACCCACCGGCCGCATCACGACCGAGGCCGGTGAGACAGCCGACCTCGCGAACCATCCCGACCTGGAAGCTCTGGTGCTGGCCGCCGGGGTGGCCAACGATGCGCGGGTCGAACAGACCGATGAAGGCTGGCGGGTGGTCGGACAGCCCACCGAGGGAGCCATGGATGTGCTGGCGGCGAAGGCGGGAGCCGACGTCGACGATGTCGTCCGCCTCGCCCAGGTACCCTTCGAATCCGCGCACAAGTTCTCAGCAACACTCGATGACGTTCCCGACGGCGATGGAACCCGGCGGATCATTCATGCGCTCGGAGCGCCGGACCGGCTGCTCGACCGCTCGTCCAGCCAGCTGACCGCCACCGGTGAGCGGGTGCCGGTGGATATCGAGGCCTGGGAACGACATATCGATGAGTTGTCGGTACAGGGTCTGCGGGTTCTCGCGGTGGCCGAGCGTCCCGCCGACGGTGTGGAATCCATCGAGCTGGCCGATCTGGACACTGACCTGACCTTCCTGGGGCTGGTCGGCATCGTCGATCCACCGCGCCCGGAGGTCACCGACGCGATCGCCGACGCCCACACCGCGGGCATCCGGGTGAAGATGATCACCGGCGACCACAAGGGCACTGCGGTGGCCATCGCCCGCGAACTCGGCATCGTGGGGACGGACGGCCGAGTGGAGGCGCTGACCGGGGCCGACCTGGACGCGATGCGTCAAGACGAGCTGACGCTGGTGGCCCGTGATGTCGACGTCTACGCGCGCACCTCGCCGGAGCACAAGCTGCGCATCGTGCGGGCACTCCAGTCGCAGGGCGAAGTCGTCGCGATGACCGGCGATGGTGTCAACGACGCGCCGTCCATCACGCGTGCAGATGTCGGGGTCGCGATGGGCATCAAGGGCACCGAGGCGACCAAGGAGGCCGCCGATATCGTGCTGGCCGACGACAACTTCGCCACCATCGAACGGGCAGTGGAGGAGGGACGCCGGATCTACGACAACATCCGTAAGTCGGTCGCGTTCCTGCTGCCGACCAACGGCGCCCAAGCCTTGATCATTCTGGTTGCGGTGATGGTCGGTATCGCCCTGCCGCTGGCCCCCGTCCAGATCTTGTGGATCAACCTGGTGACCGCTTTGACGCTGTCGCTGGCCTTGGCCGGTGAACCAGCCGAGCCCGGCATCATGCGGCGCCCGCCCCGCGCCCCCAGCGAACAGGTGCTGTCGCCGCGCACCTTGGTGCAGGTGCTGTGGACCTCACTGCTGATCGGCGGGGTGACCTTGTGGTTGTTCATCATCGAACGCAATACCGGCGGCAGCTACGCCATGGCCCAGACCACAGCGGTGACGATGCTGGCCTTCGGGCAGTTGGCCTATCTGTTCAACTGCCGCTTCCTCAATACCTCATCGCTGACCTGGCGGGTGCTGGTCGGCAACCGGATGATCTGGTACGGAGTCGCTGGTCTGCTGGCACTGCAGTGCCTGTTCATCTACGCGCCGTTCATGCACATCTGGTTCCATTCGGCCCCCATCGGGTTTGCCGAGTGGGGCCGGATCTTCGGGATGACCATCGTCGTCTTCCTGCTCGTCGAGGCCGGAAAGTGGGTCATCCGGAAGGTCTTCGACCGCCGCTGACCAGACGCGCGGACCTGCGCCGCGTCCGCCGGCATACCGACGATCCGAGCGCTGGGCTCAGGCCTGCGCGGCGAAACCGGTCAGTGAGCCCTGACACTTGGCTGCAATGGCCCGAGCCGCGGTGCTGGTGGGGCCGGGCTGCGGGACGAAGACGGCCTCGCGGTAGTACTGCAACTCCTCGATCGACTCCTGGATGTCGGCGAGCGCCCGGTGGTTGCCGTTCTTGTCCGGAGCGTTGTAGTAGGCCCGCGGATACCAGCGTCGGGCCAGCTCCTTGATGCTGGAGACATCCACGTTGCGGTAGTGCAGATGGCCCTCGAGCTCGGGCATGTCCCGGGCGAGGAAGGCGCGGTCGGTGCCGACCGTGTTACCGGCCAGCGGGGCCTTCCGGGCATCGGGCACATAGGTCTTGATGTAGTCGAGCAGTTGCGCCTCGGCGTCGGCCATGCTCAGGGTTGCCTTCTCCAACTCGTCGAGAAGACCCGAATCGGAGTGCATCTTGAGCACCGTCTCGTTCATCTGCTCCAGTGCCTGCTGGGACGGCGGGATCAACAGGTCGAGGCCTTCGCCCTGCACCTTGAGCTCGCCATCGGTCACCAGTACCGCGACTTCGACCAAAGCATCGGTAGCCAGGTTGAGCCCGGTCATTTCACAGTCGATCCACACCAGCATGTCCATCACGTCCCTAAGGGTATGCCACTGCCGCGAAGCCGGAGAATCCGATGGTTGATCCAGCACCCGCGGGCGGATGGGCCGGGGGAGCATCCTCTAGACTGTCCGTGCCTCCGTAGCTCAGTGGATAGAGCATCCGCCTTCTAAGCGGCTGGCCGCGGGTTCGATCCCCGCCGGGGGCGCCGGGCGGGCCAGTGGGCACGGACTTGACCGTTCGCCGGAGCGGGGACGAGTTCAGGGCGCGATAGTCTTGCCCACATGACTGCTGACGCCAACACGTGGCGGCCTCCGGCCTCCACCATTCCCGTGCGGGCGACCGGACGCGGCGCTGCGGCTGTCGTCAGTCACGCTCCCGACGGCCGTGGGGAAGCCGGCCACGACGATCGGCCGGCCCAGTACCGGCGGCGGCAGAACGGCTTGGCCCAGCAGGTGGATCCGTCGCTCAAGTGGCATCAGCGCCTGCTTCGCAATCCCTACACCTGGATCGTCCTCGCGATGACGCTGGTCTACGCCGGCCTGTTGTTCACCGTCTACCGCACGGTCGGCGACGGGCTGATCGAAGAAGTCGGCGCGGTCACCAAGGAGGCGACCGGAAACCCGACGGTGCTGGTCTGGGGCCAGATCAATGAGGCCTACCTGAAGGTCATCCCGTTCGCCGCCGCGACGCTCGGCTGCTACGTGCTGCTGCTGGTCTTTCTGGACCGCTTGCGTCCCACTACCTGGTCGATGAAATGGCTCGCGCTCGGCTGGGGAGCCTGCGCGGCCGTCTTCATCTCGCTGCACGTCAACACCTGGGCCGGCGAATTGATGCGAGCCGAAGGCCCGGTGGATCCGTCTCAGGGCGCCCGGGCTGCGATCTTCTCGGCGCCCTTCGTCGAGGAAGCCGCGAAGGCGACCATACTTTTCTTCATCGCGATCGCCATGCGCAGGCGGATCGTCGGCGTCCATCAGGCGCTCACGCTGGCTGCCTTGTCAGCAGCCGGCTTCGCATTCAGCGAGAACGTCGTCTACTACATTCGCACCTACCTGTACGCGGTCACGATCTACGGCACCGACGCCGAAGCAGAGCTGCATCAGCTCTTCGTGCTGCGCGGGGTGGTGCTGTCGTTCGGGCATCTGCTGTTCACCTCGTTGACTGCGCTCGGCATGATCGCCGCCCTGACCAACCGCAGCAAGATCGTCCGTGTTCTGGCGCCGGTGGCCGGTTATCTCGCCGCGGCGTTCGGGCACATGCTCTTCAACGGGTTCGCATCGCTGTCCAGCAGCACGTTGGTGCTGATCATCGGCGGCTGGATCGGCGTCCTCGCGCTGGGCGTCTACACGATTTTCCGGTACGTCCACCAGACCCGCAACATCCGGGCCAGGCTCACCGAGCTGGTCGAGCTCGGCTGGCTACAGATCGATGATCCGGCCGAGATGAGCAAGCTGTTCGGGCGCTGGCGGATGGCCCTCGCCGCATTCCTGCGCGGTCCTCGGGTCTTCCGGGCCACCCTGCGCCTGCAGCGCAGCCTTACCGAGATCGCCTATCTGCGTGATGCCGAGATGCGCGGAATCGTCGATGCGATGGCGATCGAGCGTGAACGCGACCTCATCCTGGCCGCCGGTGAGGCCCGGGTCTGGGCGATCGATCACGTTCGTGGCGTCCCGTTCATCCCGCCGCAGTGGGGCGAAGCGGTACGCTCGCTCGTGCAACGCGTGAAGGACGCGCGCGCCGAGCGCCGGGCGCGCCGGGCGCGCAAGCAGCCGCCCCAGTCGTGGTCGCCACCCACCGGCGTTCCGGTGGCTACCGGTGGCGGAGGGTGGCCCGCACAGTGGCGTTGACGTGCCAAAGTGTCAGGTAGACGCCACAATGGGCGTGAACGGTTCGTATTGAGGAGGACGCGATGGAGTTGGCAGGGTCGCTGACCTCCTTGCGTTCGGCGTTGAGCCAGGCACGGTTCCCGCTGGCGTTGCCCGATCGCACGGCTGCCCAGACAACGATCCATCAGATCGTCAGTCAGCTCGACGACTACGTCCTGCCTCGACTGGTCAACCTGGAGGCGCCGCTGCTGGCTGTGGTCGGCGGTTCCACCGGCGCAGGCAAGTCCACACTGGTCAACTCGCTCATCGGACGCGTGGTCTCACAGCCAGGCGTCATCCGCCCCACCACCCGCTCGCCGGTGCTGATTCACAATCCGGACGACGGCCGCTGGTTCGACGACGACCGTGTGCTGCCCGGGCTGATCCGCTCCCGGGTCTCCAGCCGGGACCAGCGTTCGCTGCAGCTGGTGTCCGAACCGACGTTGCCCGCAGGGCTGGCGATCCTGGACGCCCCGGACATCGATTCGGTCGTCAAGGAGAACCGGCTGTTGGCCACCCAGCTTCTCGATGCGGCCGATCTGTGGCTGTTCGTCACCTCCGCGGCCCGCTATGCCGATGCGGTCCCGTGGGAATTCCTGCGCACCGCCGCCAGCCGGGGCGCCGCCATCTCGGTGGTGCTCGACCGGGTGCCTCCGGGGGCGATGGCTGTCGTGCCCGCCGACCTCGGACAGATGATGTCCGACCGGGGCCTGGCGGACGCTCCGCTGTTCGCGGTGCCGGAGACCGTCGTGGACGATCTGGGCCTGCTGCCCGATTCGGCGGTGGCTCCGGTCCGGACCTACCTGGCCACCCTGGCCGCCGACAAGGAATCCCGGGAACGCGTCGTCCGGCGGACTCTCGACGGAGCGATCGGCTCCCTCGTACAGCGCGCGCCTGAGGTCGCGAATGCCCTCGACAGCCAGCGAGAGGTCGCCGTGCAGCTGGCCAGTGACGCCCAGAAGGCGTTCGCGGAGGCTGCCCGCGCGGTCGCGGTGCAGTCGGCCGATGGCACCCTGCTGCGCGGCGAGGTGCTGTCACGCTGGCACGACTACGTGGGTACCGGTGACCTGATGCGCAGCCTCGACCAGGGCGTCAGTCGGCTGCGGGACCGAATCGCTGGTTTCTTCACGGGCAATTCGCAGCGCGCAGAGCGGGTCGGGGTCGCAGCCAGCAGCGGGCTGGAAGCCCTGATCAACGGGGAGGCGGCCGCCGCCGCCGAACGCGCCGTCGTCGCCTGGAAAGCCAATCCGGCCGGCCGGGAACTGATGGCCCGCTACCCGGAGCTGGTTCGTCCCGGCGACGAACTGGCGGGCTCGACTGCGCGCGCCATCCGCGACTGGCAGTCCGATGTGCTCGCACTGGTCGCGAACGAGGGCAAGGGCAAACGCACCTCCGCGCGGATCGCTGCGCTCAGCGTCAACGGGGTGGGCGCTGCCCTGATGCTGGTCATTTTCTTCAACACCGGCGGTCTCACCGGAGCCGAGGGCGGGGTTGCAGTCGGCACGACGGTACTGGCCCAGCGGCTGCTCGAATCCGTCTTCGGTGATGAGGCGGTGCGCAAGCTGGCGACGACAGCCAAACAGGAACTGGACGCGCGGGTCGAGGGCCTGATGGCCGGTGAACTGGTGCGCTTCACCCGCGTGATCGACGATCTGGGTATCGGACCCGACGATGCCGCCAATGTCCGGCAGGCGGTCGTCGAGGTCGAACGCGCCCGGGGTGCGGGTGGTCAGGCTCTGCGGCCGGGTTCGCCGGCGAGACCGGCCCTCGATGGTGCGCCCCACCAGGAACTGACCACCGGCAGCACCGCGGTTGAGATCGCTCAGGTCAACGCCGCGGATGCGGAGATCGTCGATGCCGAACTCGTGCACGACAACCGGCAGGATGGCAGCAACTGATGTCGAAACCCGAACGTGCAGCCGAATCCCTCGCCACCCGTGTTCAGGCCCTGAGCCGGGCCGCAGACCTCGCAGCCGGTCGGCTCAGTGACGACGTGGTGGACCAAGCTCGCCGAGTGACCCGCAAGGCCGACCGTCGGCTCGCGATCGCGGGCGACACCACTGTCATCGCGCTGGCCGGGGCGACCGGGTCGGGAAAGTCCAGCCTGTTCAACGCGATCTCCGGCACCCGGCTCGCCGAGCCGGGACTCAAGCGTCCGACCACCAACAGATCGATGGCCGCTTACTGGGGTGCGCAGCTGCCGCACGAGCTCTTGGACTGGCTCGACGTGCCGCGCCGTCACTTGGTGCAAGGCGACGACCCGGTGCTGAATGGTCTCGTCCTCATCGACCTACCCGACCACGATTCGACGGTCGCGGCCCATCGCGCCGAGGCCGACCGGCTCGTCGAACTCGTCGACATGCTGGTGTGGGTGGTCGACCCCCAGAAGTACGCGGACGCCACGCTGCACAACGACTACCTGAAGCCGCTCGCCGACCATGCCGGCGTGATGCTCGTGGTGCTTAACCAGGCCGACCGGCTGACCGGTGACCAGCTGCGCGAGACCATGCGCGATCTGCGGGGATTGCTCGACTCCGAGGGCTTGAGCAAGACCAGCTGCGTCGCCGCCTCCGCCTTGACCGGCATGGGCATCGAGACGCTGCGCAAGACGATCGCCACGACCGTGCGTGAGAAGAAGACCGCGGCGAACCGGTTGTCGTCCGACATCTCAAGCGTGGCGCATTCGATGAAGACCGAGTTCGGGGACGCCAAAGTGCCCACGAAGGTGCCCGAAGCCAGGGCGCGCGAGTTGAACAAGGCGCTCGCCGAGG
The Brooklawnia propionicigenes DNA segment above includes these coding regions:
- a CDS encoding cation-translocating P-type ATPase, coding for MATVTNAPQTTADAKPWAESPQDVLELLDASSGGLSGTEAARRLERDGSNTLPEPTQKPAWRRLLAHFDDVLIYILIAAAVLKAISGDWIDFAVISVVIVATAVIGFIQEGRAASALASLQDMQSLDAQALRDDSWGVVDAATLVVGDVVRVRSGDRVPADLRLLEASSLQADEAAMTGESVPAQKDVVPVCVEAGLGDRSSMLFSGTIITAGTGEGVVVATGADTEIGRISSLVSDQDQLDTPLTRQLAHLGKQLSILIGLLAVVMLLVGRIFHDFTGDELMSSAIGFAVAAVPEGLPALVTVTLALGVQQMAKRNAITRKMASVETLGSVTTICSDKTGTLTQNEMTARSVVTADGIYQVEGTGYQPTGRITTEAGETADLANHPDLEALVLAAGVANDARVEQTDEGWRVVGQPTEGAMDVLAAKAGADVDDVVRLAQVPFESAHKFSATLDDVPDGDGTRRIIHALGAPDRLLDRSSSQLTATGERVPVDIEAWERHIDELSVQGLRVLAVAERPADGVESIELADLDTDLTFLGLVGIVDPPRPEVTDAIADAHTAGIRVKMITGDHKGTAVAIARELGIVGTDGRVEALTGADLDAMRQDELTLVARDVDVYARTSPEHKLRIVRALQSQGEVVAMTGDGVNDAPSITRADVGVAMGIKGTEATKEAADIVLADDNFATIERAVEEGRRIYDNIRKSVAFLLPTNGAQALIILVAVMVGIALPLAPVQILWINLVTALTLSLALAGEPAEPGIMRRPPRAPSEQVLSPRTLVQVLWTSLLIGGVTLWLFIIERNTGGSYAMAQTTAVTMLAFGQLAYLFNCRFLNTSSLTWRVLVGNRMIWYGVAGLLALQCLFIYAPFMHIWFHSAPIGFAEWGRIFGMTIVVFLLVEAGKWVIRKVFDRR
- the orn gene encoding oligoribonuclease, producing the protein MLVWIDCEMTGLNLATDALVEVAVLVTDGELKVQGEGLDLLIPPSQQALEQMNETVLKMHSDSGLLDELEKATLSMADAEAQLLDYIKTYVPDARKAPLAGNTVGTDRAFLARDMPELEGHLHYRNVDVSSIKELARRWYPRAYYNAPDKNGNHRALADIQESIEELQYYREAVFVPQPGPTSTAARAIAAKCQGSLTGFAAQA
- a CDS encoding PrsW family intramembrane metalloprotease, giving the protein MTADANTWRPPASTIPVRATGRGAAAVVSHAPDGRGEAGHDDRPAQYRRRQNGLAQQVDPSLKWHQRLLRNPYTWIVLAMTLVYAGLLFTVYRTVGDGLIEEVGAVTKEATGNPTVLVWGQINEAYLKVIPFAAATLGCYVLLLVFLDRLRPTTWSMKWLALGWGACAAVFISLHVNTWAGELMRAEGPVDPSQGARAAIFSAPFVEEAAKATILFFIAIAMRRRIVGVHQALTLAALSAAGFAFSENVVYYIRTYLYAVTIYGTDAEAELHQLFVLRGVVLSFGHLLFTSLTALGMIAALTNRSKIVRVLAPVAGYLAAAFGHMLFNGFASLSSSTLVLIIGGWIGVLALGVYTIFRYVHQTRNIRARLTELVELGWLQIDDPAEMSKLFGRWRMALAAFLRGPRVFRATLRLQRSLTEIAYLRDAEMRGIVDAMAIERERDLILAAGEARVWAIDHVRGVPFIPPQWGEAVRSLVQRVKDARAERRARRARKQPPQSWSPPTGVPVATGGGGWPAQWR
- a CDS encoding ABC transporter — translated: MELAGSLTSLRSALSQARFPLALPDRTAAQTTIHQIVSQLDDYVLPRLVNLEAPLLAVVGGSTGAGKSTLVNSLIGRVVSQPGVIRPTTRSPVLIHNPDDGRWFDDDRVLPGLIRSRVSSRDQRSLQLVSEPTLPAGLAILDAPDIDSVVKENRLLATQLLDAADLWLFVTSAARYADAVPWEFLRTAASRGAAISVVLDRVPPGAMAVVPADLGQMMSDRGLADAPLFAVPETVVDDLGLLPDSAVAPVRTYLATLAADKESRERVVRRTLDGAIGSLVQRAPEVANALDSQREVAVQLASDAQKAFAEAARAVAVQSADGTLLRGEVLSRWHDYVGTGDLMRSLDQGVSRLRDRIAGFFTGNSQRAERVGVAASSGLEALINGEAAAAAERAVVAWKANPAGRELMARYPELVRPGDELAGSTARAIRDWQSDVLALVANEGKGKRTSARIAALSVNGVGAALMLVIFFNTGGLTGAEGGVAVGTTVLAQRLLESVFGDEAVRKLATTAKQELDARVEGLMAGELVRFTRVIDDLGIGPDDAANVRQAVVEVERARGAGGQALRPGSPARPALDGAPHQELTTGSTAVEIAQVNAADAEIVDAELVHDNRQDGSN
- a CDS encoding GTPase, translated to MSKPERAAESLATRVQALSRAADLAAGRLSDDVVDQARRVTRKADRRLAIAGDTTVIALAGATGSGKSSLFNAISGTRLAEPGLKRPTTNRSMAAYWGAQLPHELLDWLDVPRRHLVQGDDPVLNGLVLIDLPDHDSTVAAHRAEADRLVELVDMLVWVVDPQKYADATLHNDYLKPLADHAGVMLVVLNQADRLTGDQLRETMRDLRGLLDSEGLSKTSCVAASALTGMGIETLRKTIATTVREKKTAANRLSSDISSVAHSMKTEFGDAKVPTKVPEARARELNKALAEAAGASIVRDAVLKSMRHRGGLATGWPVTKWLRRFTPDPLRMLHLDRAVPRGKKRPDELEPASVQRTSLPTAGGVQTARVDIALRGLAASSSQGLPDGFATAVREATLAHRNDLPDELDRAVGATDLAMERGQGWWTVVQVLQWIIFVAAVVGAGWLLLDLVLNYLQLPQLPVVRVGRAPLPTVMLLGGALLGMLVSLISRAGVELDARAKGGRAERALTRSIVDVADRLVISPVNGELTRFNQGRQEASRAIG